Proteins found in one Candidatus Poribacteria bacterium genomic segment:
- a CDS encoding ABC transporter permease subunit has product MILHITKRELYDNLNSLRFALTTILLLALMLTNAIGHLHEHPKRIRTYNAAVTESLDLLSSHADDSLYKLTQQGPGKLYKKPSPLHFCAEGGERLLPNIIKGDSPYVYSTGIIGVWQLSYPDASINRKRVGPDVTKVDWAFIIAYVLSLIALLFTFDSISGEREHGTLRLMLSNAVPRHTVLIGKFLGALISVSIPFTLAALMNLLIISTSSVVHLNTEAWGRLGIIFFIALLYTCFFLAFGLLVSARVQRSAVSLVILLLIWVTFVVFMPSTLASIASEFSPSMPSEEEWMRYYQRHNELRDKYSYHLYSDEVDKKTLTAKSEFYTKDVEMRENLNREFLTSKIAQVQHARSITRTSPATLLQYLLESFAGTGFERHLQFVDNVERYARQYREFAVDIDRSDSESLHIIGVREGMTKKKVSPAAVPRFEDTLSLSKDFNDSAMEMLLLTLFVIVLLSGAYLAFVRVEI; this is encoded by the coding sequence ATGATATTACATATCACAAAACGTGAACTCTACGACAATCTCAATAGCCTCCGATTCGCACTGACTACTATCTTGCTGTTAGCACTGATGTTAACCAATGCCATCGGACATCTCCACGAGCATCCAAAGCGGATACGGACGTATAACGCTGCTGTCACCGAATCACTGGATCTTTTGTCGTCTCATGCCGACGACAGTTTGTATAAACTCACACAACAGGGACCCGGAAAACTCTACAAAAAGCCATCACCACTGCATTTTTGTGCAGAGGGTGGAGAACGCTTATTGCCAAACATCATTAAAGGCGACAGTCCTTATGTATACTCCACCGGTATAATAGGAGTCTGGCAACTGAGTTATCCGGATGCCAGCATAAACCGAAAGCGCGTTGGACCAGATGTTACTAAAGTGGATTGGGCATTTATCATCGCTTATGTCTTGAGTTTAATTGCGCTCTTATTCACTTTTGATAGCATCTCCGGTGAACGTGAGCACGGCACCCTTCGGTTAATGTTATCGAATGCAGTGCCACGCCACACTGTATTGATCGGTAAGTTTTTAGGCGCGTTGATAAGCGTTAGCATCCCATTTACGCTTGCGGCGTTGATGAACCTTTTGATAATTTCCACATCAAGTGTAGTTCACCTCAACACAGAAGCGTGGGGACGTTTAGGTATTATCTTCTTTATTGCGCTCCTATACACGTGTTTCTTTCTTGCATTCGGACTGTTAGTATCTGCGCGTGTACAACGGAGCGCAGTGAGTCTGGTGATACTCCTATTGATTTGGGTTACCTTTGTTGTTTTTATGCCGAGTACGCTTGCTTCCATCGCAAGCGAATTTTCACCGTCAATGCCCTCTGAGGAAGAATGGATGCGTTATTACCAAAGGCATAATGAACTCCGGGATAAGTACAGCTATCACCTTTATTCAGATGAAGTGGACAAAAAAACGCTGACAGCGAAGAGCGAGTTCTATACCAAAGATGTAGAAATGAGAGAAAATTTAAACCGAGAATTCCTCACCAGCAAAATCGCGCAGGTTCAACATGCGCGGTCTATCACTCGCACTTCGCCTGCTACCCTCCTTCAATATCTCCTTGAATCTTTTGCTGGAACGGGTTTTGAACGGCATTTGCAATTTGTGGATAATGTGGAACGTTACGCTCGACAATACCGTGAATTTGCCGTTGATATTGATAGATCGGATTCGGAGAGTCTCCATATTATTGGTGTTCGTGAAGGTATGACGAAGAAAAAGGTCTCGCCAGCGGCAGTACCAAGATTTGAAGATACACTGAGCCTCAGCAAGGATTTTAACGACTCAGCAATGGAGATGCTGTTGTTAACACTGTTCGTCATAGTCCTCTTATCAGGTGCTTATCTCGCATTTGTCCGTGTTGAGATTTAG
- a CDS encoding ABC transporter permease subunit yields the protein MITLIRRELLDNLMTFRFAAAVFIMLLLVVATTAVLIRDYEKRLTSYNTAVKKHRQEMLDRTTYSAARLTIDRPPNPLSIFNVGLDKRLGNVLGVNYFFVPTLWDADKHGADNPFLNLFSSIDLVFIFQGILSLLALVFAYDTLAGERERGTLRLVLTHPIRHGQILFAKYISGMICLLIPLLMCVLLVLIMLTTSASVFLSTDDFLRIGGVVFTSFIYLSLFYLIGMLISAATRRTGTALMLAMFVWGFLVLVYPNMILTAIKTEPHPDTTLSAYNRIKQIWEEFDRDRLQYLANDPVPGEKYDFGLRGEGYPFRGLRDYPSSLLYYHLTGFNYKALKAESEPLVPHVQDYFRFFGTQVTNTAERIWLVRKPALDAFYTRPAKIEQMLLKFSPVGLYDAATEAWTGTDLNALQDFFRAVQRYHQAVIDYYLDNKIFESRLWFVGAEGDIDWNLMPQFSFKRSDIGINAKRALPDLCLLLMINLVLFAIIFLIFVRSEV from the coding sequence ATGATCACACTCATCCGTCGAGAACTCCTCGACAACCTTATGACGTTCCGATTTGCGGCAGCGGTCTTCATTATGCTGTTGCTTGTTGTTGCTACGACTGCTGTGCTTATCAGAGATTACGAAAAACGGTTGACAAGTTACAATACCGCTGTCAAAAAGCATCGGCAGGAGATGTTGGACAGGACAACCTATTCCGCAGCACGCCTGACGATTGATCGTCCACCCAACCCGTTGAGCATTTTTAATGTCGGTTTAGACAAACGATTAGGGAACGTACTTGGCGTTAATTACTTCTTCGTGCCAACACTGTGGGATGCTGACAAACATGGAGCGGATAACCCGTTTCTCAATCTCTTCTCTTCGATAGATCTTGTCTTTATCTTTCAAGGAATTTTGAGCCTATTAGCACTCGTCTTTGCCTACGATACGCTTGCGGGGGAGCGCGAGCGCGGTACCTTACGACTTGTGCTGACACACCCGATTCGGCACGGTCAAATCCTATTTGCCAAATACATTAGCGGTATGATATGTCTGCTGATCCCCTTACTAATGTGCGTTCTCCTCGTGCTAATTATGCTAACAACATCCGCATCTGTTTTTCTGAGTACCGATGATTTTCTACGCATCGGTGGGGTCGTTTTTACGTCGTTTATCTATCTATCGCTGTTCTATCTGATCGGCATGCTGATTTCTGCAGCGACTCGCCGAACAGGCACTGCCCTCATGCTTGCGATGTTTGTCTGGGGTTTTTTGGTGTTGGTGTATCCAAATATGATTCTGACAGCGATTAAAACTGAGCCGCACCCCGATACGACACTCTCTGCTTACAACCGAATCAAACAGATATGGGAAGAATTTGATAGAGATCGGTTGCAGTATCTTGCTAATGACCCTGTGCCAGGCGAAAAATACGATTTTGGTTTGCGGGGTGAAGGTTACCCTTTTCGGGGGCTCCGGGACTATCCATCAAGTTTACTCTATTACCACCTTACTGGATTCAATTATAAAGCACTTAAAGCGGAATCTGAACCACTGGTACCACACGTTCAGGATTATTTTCGCTTTTTTGGCACACAAGTTACCAACACCGCAGAACGGATATGGCTTGTCCGAAAACCTGCACTGGATGCGTTTTACACGCGCCCCGCAAAAATCGAGCAGATGTTATTGAAGTTCTCACCTGTCGGTCTGTATGACGCAGCAACCGAAGCGTGGACAGGCACCGACTTAAATGCCCTACAAGACTTTTTCAGAGCAGTTCAACGGTATCATCAGGCGGTCATTGACTATTATCTCGACAATAAGATATTTGAGTCCCGCCTATGGTTTGTTGGTGCCGAGGGGGACATCGACTGGAACCTGATGCCGCAGTTTTCATTTAAAAGAAGTGATATTGGCATCAACGCTAAGCGAGCATTACCGGACTTATGCCTGCTGTTGATGATTAATCTGGTCCTGTTCGCAATAATATTCCTGATTTTCGTTCGGAGTGAGGTGTAG